From the genome of Glycine max cultivar Williams 82 chromosome 2, Glycine_max_v4.0, whole genome shotgun sequence, one region includes:
- the LOC100790880 gene encoding hypersensitive-induced response protein 1 isoform X1 produces the protein MGQMFSMCGFVQVEQSSVVIKEVFGKYDDVLDPGCHCVPWYFGNRVAGALSLRIQQLDVRCETKTKDNVFVTVVASIQYRALAEKASDAYYKLTNTKAQIQSYVFDVIRASVPKMELDATFEQKNDIAKTVEEELEKAMSAYGYEIVQTLIVDIEPDERVKRAMNEINAAARLRVASNEKAEAEKILQIKRAEGDAESKYLAGLGVARQRQAIVDGLRDSVIAFSENVPGTTSKDILDMVLMTQYFDTMKDIGASSKSNAVFIPHGPGSVHDVASQIRDGLLQGNATKS, from the exons ATGGGACAAATGTTTAGTATGTGTGGTTTTGTGCAAGTGGAGCAGTCAAGTGTTGTCATCAAGGAAGTATTTGGGAAGTACGATGATGTTCTTGATCCTGGTTGCCACTGTGTGCCGTGGTATTTCGGCAATCGTGTGGCTGGTGCACTTTCTTTGCGTATACAACAGCTAGATGTTCGTTGTGAAACCAAGACAAAG GACAATGTGTTTGTTACTGTGGTTGCCTCAATCCAATATCGAGCATTGGCAGAAAAGGCATCAGATGCTTACTACAAACTCACCAATACCAAAGCACAGATACAATCCTATGTCTTTGATg TTATCAGAGCAAGTGTTCCAAAGATGGAACTAGATGCTACATTTGAGCAGAAGAACGACATCGCAAAAACAGTGGAGGAAGAACTTGAAAAG GCCATGTCAGCTTATGGGTACGAGATAGTTCAGACTCTTATTGTGGATATTGAGCCAGATGAGCGTGTGAAGAGAGCCATGAATGAGATCAACGCTG CTGCAAGATTGAGGGTGGCTTCGAATGAGAAAGCCGAAGCAGAGAAGATATTACAGATAAAGCGAGCAGAAGGGGATGCAGAATCAAAGTACCTAGCAGGTCTTGGAGTCGCTCGTCAGCGCCAAGCCATAGTTGATGGCTTGAGGGACAGTGTTATTGCTTTCTCCGAGAATGTTCCCGGGACAACATCAAAGGATATCTTGGACATGGTTCTCATGACTCAATATTTTGACACAATGAAGGACATTGGTGCATCCTCAAAATCCAATGCTGTTTTCATTCCACATGGACCGGGTTCTGTACATGATGTTGCTTCACAAATTAGGGATGGTCTTCTACAAGGAAATGCAACAAAGTCTTGA
- the LOC100811401 gene encoding LOW QUALITY PROTEIN: hypersensitive-induced response protein 1 (The sequence of the model RefSeq protein was modified relative to this genomic sequence to represent the inferred CDS: inserted 2 bases in 2 codons; deleted 1 base in 1 codon): MGQVYGCFQVKHSSVAIKEVFGKYDDVLEPGCHFVAWCFGRRVAGALSLXCETKTKDNVFVSVVASIQYRALAEKAADVYYKLTNTKAQIQPYVFDVIRASVPKMELDAAFEXNKNAKAVEDELEKAVSAYGYEIVQTLIVDIEPDEGVKKAMNEINAASRLRMAANEKAEVKKILQIKRAEKIGNEIERPEDDGEFGKALNKG, translated from the exons ATGGGACAAGTGTACGGTTGCTTTCAAGTGAAGCATTCAAGTGTAGCCATTAAGGAGGTTTTCGGGAAGTACGATGATGTTCTTGAACCAGGTTGCCACTTTGTTGCATGGTGTTTTGGGCGGCGTGTGGCTGGTGCACTTTCTT Cgtgtgaaactaagactaag GACAATGTGTTTGTTAGTGTGGTTGCCTCAATCCAATATCGAGCATTGGCAGAAAAGGCAGCAGATGTTTACTACAAACTCACCAATACCAAAGCACAGATACAA CCTTATGTCTTTGATG TTATCAGAGCAAGTGTTCCAAAGATGGAACTTGATGCTGCTTTTG CGAACAAAAATGCAAAAGCTGTGGAGGATGAACTTGAAAA GGCTGTGTCAGCTTATGGTTACGAGATAGTTCAGACTCTTATTGTGGATATTGAGCCAGATGAGGGTGTCAAGAAAGCCATGAATGAGATTAATGCTG CTTCAAGATTGAGGATGGCTGCCAACGAGAAAGCCGAAGTAAAGAAGATATTGCAGATAAAGCGAGCAGAAAAGAttggaaatgaaattgaaaGACCGGAGGATGATGGTGAGTTTGGTAAAGCATTGAATAAGGGCTGA